The following coding sequences are from one Methanosarcina sp. WWM596 window:
- a CDS encoding PGF-pre-PGF domain-containing protein: MKLSEFKIAFVLLLTMVLCTAPASAGSAERALPSSVNPDEVFQVTVNVADYGAVGQVLEKLPAGFTYINSTLPEEAVTVNGNKVSFLLLTEKNFSYTLKAPASAGTYQFVGLLRDINKTEFSVLPASSSIKVKSTSSGGSGHSSSSSLSGGSGGSPELQSNVKAKELSQAFVTAGTHVKFDFPNGVTCIRYVEFDAKKTLGKITTIVEMLKDQSKMVSSLPEGTVYQNVNIWVGSGGIANAGSLENAVVGFRVDKTWLEENKVDADSLNLWYYDNSWSKLDTKKLDEDSDTYVYFEAKTPDFGPFVIVAADKESGPTEVEPVPTEEVEPDVASEPNPSGWPIPGFESVAFLGTVGAAYCVLRRKF, translated from the coding sequence ATGAAACTGTCTGAGTTTAAAATTGCTTTTGTGCTGCTCCTGACCATGGTCTTATGCACAGCACCAGCTTCTGCAGGCAGTGCGGAAAGGGCTCTTCCTTCTTCAGTTAATCCCGATGAGGTGTTTCAGGTAACGGTTAATGTAGCCGATTATGGTGCCGTCGGGCAGGTTCTTGAAAAGCTTCCTGCAGGTTTCACATACATCAACTCGACCCTTCCGGAAGAAGCTGTAACTGTAAACGGCAACAAGGTTTCCTTCCTGCTGCTGACTGAAAAGAACTTCAGCTACACCCTTAAAGCTCCTGCGTCAGCCGGTACATACCAGTTCGTGGGTCTTTTAAGGGACATCAACAAAACTGAATTCTCTGTTCTCCCTGCCAGTTCTTCCATCAAGGTCAAGTCAACCTCCAGTGGAGGTTCAGGTCATAGCTCAAGCAGCAGTTTAAGTGGCGGATCTGGAGGTTCCCCCGAACTCCAGAGCAATGTAAAGGCTAAAGAGCTGTCCCAGGCGTTCGTCACCGCTGGAACACACGTAAAGTTCGATTTTCCAAATGGTGTAACCTGCATAAGGTATGTGGAGTTTGATGCTAAGAAAACTCTCGGGAAAATCACTACTATTGTCGAAATGCTGAAAGACCAATCAAAGATGGTTTCAAGCCTGCCCGAAGGCACGGTTTATCAGAACGTGAACATCTGGGTGGGTTCGGGAGGAATCGCAAATGCTGGTAGTCTCGAAAATGCAGTTGTCGGTTTCAGAGTTGACAAAACCTGGCTTGAGGAAAACAAGGTTGATGCAGATTCGTTAAACCTCTGGTACTATGACAATTCATGGAGCAAACTTGATACCAAAAAATTAGATGAGGACAGCGATACTTACGTCTACTTTGAAGCTAAAACTCCAGATTTCGGACCCTTTGTAATTGTTGCAGCCGATAAAGAATCTGGTCCAACGGAGGTTGAGCCTGTGCCTACTGAAGAAGTGGAACCTGATGTGGCTTCCGAACCCAATCCTTCAGGCTGGCCTATTCCTGGCTTTGAATCTGTAGCTTTTCTGGGAACGGTTGGAGCTGCATACTGCGTCCTGAGAAGAAAGTTCTAA
- a CDS encoding tetratricopeptide repeat protein yields MAKMANTLRDLNRLAEESYKKARVFFRMGRYNEALAAYGEADKAWKKMADLLFEKGKEDSGKELLKKVLEVRSCCGMSLFKLGRYEEALKIIDATLEVKPESPTEWSNRGFVLSALGRNEKALEAFEKALSFDPASPKILTSKGIVYFKMELLEKALETFDKALAAEPKQASDWACKLPRFSFFSRNKAPIMRPDNAETWYWKGNVFLELGEKEKALEAYKIALESDPDHLNSLLFGGNLLCKFSEYEEAIKCYARALKLSPGNETAKQGKEFCESKINE; encoded by the coding sequence ATGGCAAAAATGGCAAACACACTCAGAGACCTCAATAGACTGGCCGAGGAGAGCTATAAAAAAGCCAGGGTTTTCTTCCGGATGGGCAGGTATAACGAGGCTCTTGCTGCTTATGGGGAAGCGGATAAAGCCTGGAAAAAAATGGCAGATCTGCTTTTTGAAAAAGGAAAGGAGGACAGCGGAAAAGAGTTACTCAAAAAGGTTCTGGAGGTTCGGTCCTGTTGCGGGATGTCTCTTTTCAAGCTCGGAAGATACGAAGAAGCTCTCAAGATTATTGATGCTACCCTGGAGGTTAAACCAGAAAGCCCAACAGAATGGTCCAACAGGGGGTTTGTGCTCTCTGCCCTCGGCAGGAATGAAAAAGCTCTTGAGGCCTTTGAAAAAGCGCTTTCTTTTGATCCCGCATCCCCCAAAATCCTGACCAGCAAGGGAATTGTTTACTTCAAGATGGAACTCCTGGAAAAAGCTCTGGAGACCTTCGACAAAGCCCTGGCAGCAGAACCCAAGCAGGCATCTGACTGGGCGTGTAAACTTCCCAGGTTCAGCTTCTTCTCCCGAAACAAAGCTCCCATTATGAGACCTGACAACGCAGAGACCTGGTACTGGAAAGGCAACGTTTTCCTGGAACTCGGAGAAAAAGAAAAAGCCCTCGAAGCCTATAAAATAGCTCTTGAAAGCGATCCAGACCACCTGAATTCTCTCCTGTTCGGAGGCAATCTGCTCTGTAAATTTTCAGAATATGAAGAGGCCATCAAGTGCTATGCACGGGCCCTTAAATTAAGCCCTGGAAACGAAACTGCAAAGCAGGGAAAAGAATTCTGCGAGTCTAAGATTAACGAATGA
- a CDS encoding glycine betaine ABC transporter substrate-binding protein — protein sequence MNNIKINNEKKLKLIFIVGLVLSLFIFGAGCAGNGQEIEEGADENIIGNAEVSELDQPVKIGYVLWDTEIASTNVIQQVLKEAGYKNVEIIAVGAGPLYQGLADGEFDFTTSAWLPKTQKEYWDTYGDQVNSVHTTLEDCPIGFVVPSYVEIDSIEELNANKDKFNGKIVGIDPGSGTMSMAESVIEEYGLDMELVASSNAGMIASLKKAIDSGEPIVVTLWLPHWAFNRWDLKFLDDPKEIFCEADHVETLSRKDLQKDMPKLYGILERFEWTHEDIQNVMIGIENGATPEDAAAKWIEDNPDKVKEWIGEE from the coding sequence TTGAATAATATAAAGATAAATAATGAGAAAAAACTTAAATTAATTTTCATAGTCGGGCTTGTCCTCAGCCTCTTCATTTTTGGAGCAGGCTGTGCTGGCAACGGACAAGAAATCGAAGAAGGCGCTGATGAAAATATTATAGGAAACGCCGAAGTTTCTGAATTAGACCAGCCCGTAAAGATTGGGTACGTCCTCTGGGACACAGAAATCGCAAGCACCAATGTTATCCAGCAGGTGCTAAAGGAAGCCGGATATAAAAATGTAGAGATTATCGCTGTTGGTGCAGGTCCCCTCTACCAGGGTCTTGCAGATGGTGAATTTGACTTCACGACTTCTGCCTGGCTGCCCAAAACCCAGAAGGAATACTGGGACACCTACGGAGATCAGGTTAACTCTGTCCATACAACCCTGGAAGACTGCCCTATCGGATTCGTTGTCCCTTCATACGTGGAAATTGACTCCATCGAAGAGCTCAACGCCAATAAAGACAAATTCAACGGCAAAATCGTGGGGATAGACCCCGGATCAGGTACGATGAGTATGGCTGAATCAGTTATTGAAGAGTATGGTCTGGACATGGAACTGGTCGCAAGTAGCAATGCAGGCATGATAGCTTCATTAAAGAAAGCCATTGATTCCGGGGAACCCATTGTTGTAACCCTCTGGCTCCCACACTGGGCTTTTAACCGCTGGGACCTCAAATTTTTGGATGATCCAAAAGAGATTTTCTGCGAGGCTGATCATGTGGAAACCCTTTCAAGAAAGGACCTGCAAAAAGACATGCCCAAGCTTTACGGAATTCTTGAGAGGTTCGAGTGGACCCATGAAGATATCCAGAACGTCATGATAGGGATTGAAAACGGTGCAACTCCAGAAGATGCCGCTGCAAAGTGGATAGAAGACAACCCTGACAAAGTAAAAGAGTGGATAGGAGAAGAGTGA
- a CDS encoding flavodoxin family protein, with translation MNAVKILGVSGSPRKGGNTDVLLDSFLKGAESAGAETKKVLLREYSIESCIGCEACRKAGTCIRFHDGMELLYPEIEAAKGLILGSPTYNYNVTAPMKAFIDRLYPYYNFTDERPGPYSSKLGDQGRKALVFTVCEQEKLEEMGFTLEALGMPLEALGYDVLEKFLATGCFAKGAVSKNEALLEKAFESGNKLAEALLQAN, from the coding sequence ATGAATGCCGTAAAAATATTAGGAGTAAGCGGAAGCCCCCGGAAAGGAGGGAATACCGACGTCCTGCTTGATAGCTTTTTGAAAGGGGCGGAATCGGCAGGAGCTGAAACGAAAAAAGTCCTGTTAAGGGAATATTCGATCGAGTCCTGCATAGGTTGCGAAGCATGCAGGAAAGCCGGGACTTGTATCAGGTTCCACGATGGAATGGAACTCCTGTACCCCGAGATCGAAGCCGCAAAAGGCCTTATCCTCGGCTCTCCCACCTACAACTACAACGTAACCGCCCCGATGAAAGCCTTCATCGACCGGCTCTACCCTTACTACAATTTCACTGACGAACGTCCGGGACCTTACTCGAGCAAACTTGGAGACCAGGGACGAAAGGCCCTTGTTTTTACAGTCTGCGAACAGGAGAAACTTGAAGAAATGGGCTTTACGCTCGAAGCTCTCGGTATGCCTCTTGAGGCCCTGGGTTATGATGTGCTGGAAAAATTCCTTGCTACCGGGTGCTTTGCAAAGGGGGCGGTGTCAAAGAATGAAGCTTTGCTCGAAAAGGCTTTTGAAAGCGGGAATAAGCTGGCAGAGGCTCTTCTCCAGGCTAATTGA
- the mtaA gene encoding methylcobamide:CoM methyltransferase MtaA, whose product MEKPNFRTEILRTLEGKTPAQIPVGTFTTAPVLELMDLSGAARPEADSQPEKMAVLAFSQYVNASFETLRYPFDVVVLAEAMGCTIDPGTKARTPTVLKGPMEISPSVPDLPEDLLERGRIPAVLEATEILREKAGSKLPLIVGMEGPGDLATSLCGIMNFLKWTIKSPHIVTRLIDLCTDACIVYSRECLKRGADVVVIADAVSSPVMISPDAFRDLIKPGMSRIPKALGSGKSVLHICGAADPIIADMAECGFDGLSLEEGVKNLKIAVETAHESGAAVIGNVSTSRTLFAGKPENVKRKAFNCLRMGVDVLAPGCGIAPKTPLKNLKALVEARNEFCGRNR is encoded by the coding sequence ATGGAAAAACCGAACTTCAGGACAGAAATCCTCAGAACCCTCGAAGGAAAAACTCCCGCTCAGATACCGGTCGGCACCTTCACAACTGCGCCGGTACTCGAACTCATGGACCTGAGCGGAGCAGCCAGACCCGAAGCTGACAGCCAGCCTGAAAAGATGGCAGTGCTTGCCTTTTCCCAGTACGTAAATGCCTCTTTTGAAACTCTCAGGTATCCCTTTGATGTGGTTGTGCTCGCAGAAGCCATGGGCTGTACAATTGACCCCGGCACGAAAGCCAGGACTCCGACTGTGCTTAAGGGCCCAATGGAAATCTCTCCCTCAGTTCCGGATCTGCCTGAAGACCTCCTGGAAAGGGGCAGGATCCCGGCAGTCCTGGAAGCTACTGAAATCCTCAGAGAAAAAGCAGGCTCTAAGCTCCCGCTCATCGTGGGGATGGAAGGGCCCGGAGACCTTGCGACTTCCCTTTGCGGAATTATGAATTTCCTGAAGTGGACAATTAAGAGCCCCCATATCGTAACGAGACTTATAGACCTCTGTACCGATGCTTGCATCGTGTACAGCAGGGAATGCCTGAAAAGAGGAGCGGATGTGGTAGTCATCGCAGATGCAGTCTCTTCCCCGGTCATGATTTCCCCGGATGCTTTCAGAGACCTGATAAAACCGGGCATGAGCAGGATCCCGAAAGCCCTCGGGAGCGGAAAAAGCGTCCTTCACATCTGCGGTGCCGCTGACCCGATAATTGCGGACATGGCAGAGTGCGGGTTTGACGGGCTCAGCCTTGAGGAGGGTGTAAAAAACCTCAAAATAGCCGTGGAAACAGCCCATGAATCCGGCGCTGCGGTAATCGGCAACGTTTCAACGTCTCGGACCTTATTTGCCGGAAAGCCGGAAAATGTAAAAAGAAAAGCTTTCAACTGCCTGCGAATGGGTGTCGATGTACTTGCTCCAGGCTGCGGGATTGCCCCCAAAACCCCGCTGAAAAATCTGAAGGCTCTGGTGGAAGCAAGGAATGAGTTTTGCGGGAGAAATCGATGA
- a CDS encoding NosD domain-containing protein, with translation MNNVTGNNIENGSIFLGSYVPDNLTIIFRGDMNNVTGNTIENGYTLLGPESSGNLIAENKISNGEGGVHISYCGRNNTVLGNTISNILGNTISNILGNTISNILGNTISNILGNMISNVLGNMISNCSTGIYAYDQTVDIRNNRIDNCNNWIRLSLVSSGIDNNKMLNCDVGIMCTEFKETIQLI, from the coding sequence ATGAATAATGTAACAGGTAATAACATTGAAAACGGTTCTATTTTTCTGGGATCCTATGTGCCAGACAATTTAACAATCATCTTTCGTGGTGATATGAATAATGTGACAGGTAATACTATTGAAAATGGTTATACTCTTCTGGGGCCCGAAAGTTCAGGCAATTTAATAGCTGAAAATAAAATTTCTAACGGCGAAGGGGGTGTACATATTTCCTACTGCGGAAGAAATAATACAGTATTAGGTAATACGATCTCAAATATATTAGGTAATACGATCTCAAATATATTAGGTAATACGATCTCAAATATATTAGGTAATACGATCTCAAATATATTAGGTAATATGATCTCAAATGTATTAGGTAATATGATCTCAAATTGTTCCACTGGCATCTATGCATATGATCAAACAGTAGATATTCGTAATAACAGGATTGATAACTGCAATAATTGGATTAGGCTTTCGTTAGTAAGTTCAGGAATTGACAATAATAAAATGTTAAACTGTGATGTAGGGATTATGTGTACAGAATTCAAGGAAACTATACAGTTAATTTGA
- a CDS encoding PKD domain-containing protein encodes MAICIHYKWIATQFKAVFVINIATGTIITKVKVGEVPNGIAVTPNGEKVYVVTRAGYYSNNVSAIDTSNDTVSATVNIDVFIGGLAIFPDPESVFPVANFSINVSEGFAPFSVQFTDSSENATGWNWDFGDEAASNEQNPAHTYLSPGNYTACLIVNNARWYRFKVYYNNCAGE; translated from the coding sequence GTGGCCATTTGTATACATTACAAGTGGATCGCAACACAATTTAAGGCTGTTTTTGTAATTAACATAGCCACAGGAACAATTATAACCAAGGTGAAAGTAGGAGAAGTTCCTAATGGAATTGCAGTCACACCTAATGGAGAAAAGGTATATGTGGTAACCAGGGCCGGTTATTATAGCAACAATGTCTCTGCAATTGACACCTCAAACGATACTGTCTCAGCAACAGTAAATATCGATGTTTTTATTGGGGGACTTGCAATCTTTCCGGATCCGGAATCAGTATTTCCGGTAGCTAATTTCAGCATCAATGTCAGTGAAGGTTTTGCACCTTTCTCAGTTCAGTTTACCGACAGTTCAGAAAATGCAACTGGGTGGAACTGGGACTTTGGGGATGAAGCTGCTTCAAACGAACAGAATCCAGCTCATACTTATTTATCACCGGGAAACTATACAGCTTGCCTTATAGTAAACAACGCCAGATGGTACAGATTCAAAGTTTACTACAATAACTGTGCTGGGGAGTAG
- a CDS encoding glycine betaine ABC transporter substrate-binding protein, which yields MTSKKLNPERKKIGSILTIVLIIGLTLFAAGCAEQGDEAVEGAEVSEVAELSEPVKIGYVLWDGEIASTNVMQQVLEQAGYEDVEIIAVDVGPLYQGLADEQFDFTTSAWLPYTHQTYWETYGNRLDSVHTNLEDCRIGLVVPSYVTINSIEELNSEKDKFDGKIIGIDPGAGIMQVSEDAISEYGLDMELVSGSSAAMTASLKKAIDSEEWVVVTLWSPHWSFNRWDLKYLDDPKGVYGEADHVETLARLGLKEDKPNLYGILTRFQWTHNDIQAVMVDIENGMAPEEAAANWVKSNPEKVNEWIGEK from the coding sequence TTGACCAGTAAAAAATTAAACCCTGAAAGAAAAAAGATCGGATCGATTCTTACAATCGTTCTGATCATAGGGCTTACCCTCTTTGCGGCAGGCTGTGCAGAACAAGGAGATGAAGCTGTAGAAGGAGCAGAAGTTTCAGAAGTAGCAGAGTTAAGCGAGCCTGTGAAAATAGGATATGTCTTATGGGATGGGGAGATTGCAAGTACCAATGTGATGCAGCAGGTTCTTGAACAGGCAGGATATGAAGACGTTGAAATCATTGCAGTTGATGTAGGTCCCCTTTATCAGGGGCTCGCTGACGAGCAGTTTGATTTCACCACATCTGCCTGGCTTCCCTATACCCACCAGACCTACTGGGAAACTTACGGAAACCGGCTAGACTCTGTCCATACAAACCTCGAAGACTGCAGGATAGGACTTGTTGTGCCTTCCTATGTAACTATTAATTCCATTGAAGAGCTCAACTCCGAAAAAGACAAATTTGACGGTAAGATAATCGGCATTGACCCAGGAGCAGGCATCATGCAGGTATCCGAAGACGCAATTTCCGAGTATGGCCTTGATATGGAGCTTGTCTCAGGCAGCAGTGCTGCGATGACCGCCTCCTTGAAAAAAGCCATCGACTCCGAAGAATGGGTAGTTGTGACTCTCTGGTCTCCCCACTGGTCTTTTAACCGCTGGGACCTCAAGTACCTTGATGACCCTAAAGGCGTTTACGGCGAAGCTGACCACGTTGAAACCCTGGCAAGGCTTGGACTCAAAGAAGATAAACCCAACCTCTACGGCATCCTGACCCGCTTCCAGTGGACTCATAACGATATCCAGGCAGTAATGGTGGATATTGAAAACGGAATGGCTCCTGAAGAAGCCGCAGCAAATTGGGTCAAAAGTAACCCTGAAAAAGTTAACGAATGGATCGGAGAGAAGTAA
- a CDS encoding proline/glycine betaine ABC transporter permease: MLIPRIPIGDTVEFSVDWIEGNFGIFLDFISDRLDFLITGLKDVLLFLPPELFILGISLLAYFAGKRNIKLAVGTAFGFFLIQNMGLWVLSIETLALVISSALLTLIIGIPVGILCAKNEMLYHIVKPLLDLMQTMPSFVYLIPALIFFGLGNVPGMIATVVFAMPPAIRLTNLGIRQVPKELKEVADAFGSTGWQKLTKVELPVALPTIMAGVNQCIMLSLSMVVIAAMIGARGLGYQVLFGIQRVDISMGFEAGLAIVIIAVVLDRITQNLSPR, from the coding sequence ATGCTAATTCCCCGAATCCCTATCGGAGACACGGTCGAGTTTTCTGTGGACTGGATCGAGGGCAATTTCGGCATATTTCTGGACTTTATAAGCGATCGGCTTGATTTCCTGATCACGGGTTTAAAAGACGTGCTTCTTTTCCTGCCTCCTGAACTCTTTATCCTTGGTATTTCCCTACTCGCCTATTTTGCGGGGAAACGCAATATCAAGCTTGCAGTCGGGACTGCATTTGGTTTTTTCCTCATCCAGAATATGGGTCTCTGGGTGCTCTCGATAGAGACGCTTGCCCTCGTGATCTCCTCTGCCCTGCTTACCCTGATTATAGGGATTCCCGTAGGGATCCTCTGTGCAAAAAACGAAATGCTTTACCATATTGTAAAGCCCCTGCTTGACCTCATGCAGACCATGCCGTCTTTTGTGTACCTGATCCCTGCCCTGATCTTTTTCGGGCTCGGAAACGTCCCGGGGATGATCGCAACGGTTGTCTTTGCCATGCCTCCCGCAATCAGGCTTACCAACCTGGGGATCAGACAGGTCCCAAAAGAGCTAAAAGAGGTCGCAGACGCCTTTGGATCCACGGGATGGCAGAAGCTTACAAAAGTGGAATTGCCTGTGGCTCTCCCGACCATTATGGCCGGGGTCAACCAGTGCATTATGCTCTCCCTTTCCATGGTCGTTATTGCAGCTATGATCGGAGCCAGAGGGCTCGGTTACCAGGTCCTTTTCGGGATCCAGCGAGTGGACATCAGCATGGGCTTCGAAGCAGGGCTTGCTATTGTCATAATAGCGGTTGTCCTGGACAGGATTACCCAGAACCTCAGTCCCAGGTAA
- a CDS encoding glycine betaine/L-proline ABC transporter ATP-binding protein, producing the protein MDKNIKLEVRNITKVFGKNPSKVISLLNEGLSKSEIFEKTKQTVGLNNVNFEVYDGEIFVIMGLSGSGKSTLLRCLNRLIEPTKGEILIDGQNITNMNSEELRSTRRSKLGMVFQNFALLPHRSVLDNVAYGLEIQGIPKEERYLKAHEAIETVGLKGQENSRITQLSGGMKQRVGLARALANDPDILLMDEAFSALDPLIRSDMQDELLSLEDRVQKTIIFVSHDLDEALKIGDRIALMKDGEVVQIGTPEEILTEPADSYVSRFVAGVDRSKILTAESVMKRPDPVISINSGPRVAIQLMRDHGISSIYVVEGKNRRLKGIVMIVDVLEALKKGKSLESVVISDTPRVAPDMPLKEIIPLIAESQYPLAVVNDSGKLLGIIVRASVLGALAISGENEQDDVPEEKAPEEKPLGEKASEEKPPEEKPPEKTVPIDKNEGDAGQPPEGSGGPGDPGSIINNGIDNGPVPAEAGANNRAPAKTPDKSDTIPGPEVKTC; encoded by the coding sequence ATGGACAAAAATATAAAACTTGAAGTACGAAACATTACTAAAGTTTTTGGTAAAAACCCCTCTAAAGTAATTTCTCTTCTAAATGAAGGCTTATCCAAAAGTGAAATTTTTGAAAAGACAAAACAGACTGTAGGGCTCAACAACGTTAACTTTGAGGTTTACGATGGAGAGATTTTCGTAATAATGGGACTTTCAGGCTCCGGAAAATCCACCCTCCTGCGCTGCTTGAATCGCCTTATCGAACCAACAAAAGGAGAGATCCTGATCGACGGGCAAAACATTACCAACATGAACTCTGAGGAACTGAGAAGTACCCGCAGGAGCAAGCTTGGAATGGTTTTTCAGAATTTTGCCCTGTTGCCTCACAGGTCTGTCCTGGATAATGTGGCTTACGGGCTTGAAATCCAGGGGATTCCTAAAGAAGAACGCTACTTAAAGGCGCATGAAGCCATAGAAACCGTAGGGCTCAAAGGTCAGGAAAATAGCAGGATAACCCAGCTCAGCGGTGGCATGAAGCAGAGGGTAGGGCTTGCAAGGGCGCTTGCTAATGACCCTGACATCCTGCTTATGGACGAGGCTTTCAGTGCCCTTGATCCCCTTATCAGGAGTGATATGCAGGACGAGCTGCTTTCTCTTGAGGACAGGGTGCAAAAGACAATTATTTTTGTCTCCCACGACCTGGACGAAGCCCTGAAAATCGGAGACCGCATAGCACTCATGAAAGACGGGGAAGTTGTTCAGATAGGGACCCCTGAAGAGATCCTGACCGAACCTGCAGATTCCTATGTTTCGAGGTTCGTTGCAGGGGTCGACAGGTCCAAAATTCTTACCGCTGAATCGGTTATGAAACGACCGGACCCCGTCATATCCATCAATTCCGGGCCCAGGGTTGCCATTCAGTTGATGAGAGACCATGGAATCTCCTCGATTTATGTGGTTGAGGGGAAGAACAGGCGCCTGAAAGGCATAGTTATGATAGTGGATGTCCTTGAAGCCCTGAAAAAAGGAAAAAGCCTTGAATCAGTGGTGATTTCGGATACCCCCCGCGTAGCTCCAGATATGCCTCTTAAAGAGATAATCCCTCTGATTGCTGAAAGCCAGTACCCTCTTGCAGTAGTCAATGATTCCGGAAAGCTACTCGGGATTATAGTCCGGGCCAGTGTGCTCGGTGCCCTTGCAATTTCCGGAGAGAACGAGCAGGATGACGTTCCCGAAGAAAAAGCTCCCGAAGAAAAGCCTCTCGGAGAAAAAGCTTCAGAAGAAAAGCCTCCTGAAGAGAAGCCTCCCGAAAAAACAGTTCCCATCGATAAAAATGAAGGAGACGCTGGGCAACCACCCGAAGGCTCAGGCGGCCCAGGTGACCCTGGCAGTATAATAAATAACGGAATTGACAACGGGCCTGTGCCTGCAGAAGCAGGAGCAAATAATAGAGCGCCTGCCAAAACCCCTGACAAGTCTGATACCATACCAGGCCCTGAGGTGAAAACATGCTAA
- the carA gene encoding glutamine-hydrolyzing carbamoyl-phosphate synthase small subunit encodes MKAVLGLEDGTIIKGTGFGAEGTACGELVFTTQFTGYEEALTDPSYKGQILMFTYPLIGNYGVSGERFQSDNIHAEGLVVREACKKPYHYKSTRSIHKFLEDEGKPGIEGVDTRMLTIGARERGTMRAALLTGSDDGEEAVDVARNFPQITDEELIALVTCKEPLFIPGAEGAWKGSGKPKHAVVFDLGIKRNIINNLHKRGIDLTLVPATTKPKEIAGYEPDLLFVSNGPGDPEKATDAINAVKAFAGTIPVAGICFGHQIISLAMGARTYKLKFGHRGGNQPVKDLIENKIFISSQNHGYAVDADSLEGTGLYVKYLNANDKTVEGVSHKDLDIFSVQFHPEAQAGPMDTEETFFDKVVKVLGGDL; translated from the coding sequence ATGAAAGCAGTACTAGGATTAGAAGACGGAACAATTATTAAGGGCACCGGTTTTGGTGCCGAAGGCACAGCTTGCGGCGAACTTGTTTTTACCACTCAATTTACGGGATATGAGGAGGCTCTAACTGACCCTTCCTACAAGGGCCAGATTTTAATGTTCACCTACCCTCTTATAGGGAATTATGGTGTTAGTGGGGAGCGTTTCCAGTCCGACAACATCCATGCGGAGGGGCTTGTTGTCCGGGAAGCCTGCAAAAAACCCTATCACTACAAATCTACTCGTTCTATCCACAAATTTTTAGAGGATGAAGGAAAACCAGGAATTGAAGGCGTGGACACCCGTATGCTTACTATAGGAGCAAGGGAGCGCGGGACCATGCGGGCAGCCCTGCTTACTGGCAGTGACGATGGAGAAGAAGCCGTGGATGTGGCAAGGAATTTTCCACAGATAACGGATGAAGAGCTTATCGCACTTGTAACCTGTAAGGAACCCCTCTTTATCCCGGGAGCGGAAGGCGCATGGAAGGGCAGCGGAAAACCCAAACATGCAGTTGTGTTTGATCTCGGCATAAAACGCAACATCATAAACAACCTGCATAAAAGGGGAATCGACCTTACCCTGGTTCCTGCAACTACAAAACCAAAGGAAATTGCAGGTTACGAGCCAGACCTCCTTTTTGTTTCAAACGGTCCGGGAGATCCGGAAAAAGCAACAGACGCAATCAACGCCGTAAAAGCTTTTGCAGGTACGATTCCGGTCGCAGGGATCTGCTTCGGGCACCAGATTATCTCCCTTGCAATGGGAGCTAGGACTTACAAGCTTAAGTTCGGGCACAGGGGAGGAAACCAGCCGGTAAAGGATCTTATTGAAAACAAGATTTTCATAAGCTCCCAGAATCACGGGTATGCAGTGGATGCGGATTCCCTTGAAGGGACAGGGCTCTATGTGAAGTACCTGAACGCAAACGACAAAACCGTTGAAGGGGTTTCCCACAAAGACCTGGACATTTTCAGTGTGCAATTCCATCCTGAAGCCCAGGCAGGGCCCATGGATACTGAGGAGACATTCTTTGACAAGGTCGTAAAGGTCCTCGGAGGGGATCTCTGA